One stretch of Ornithinimicrobium ciconiae DNA includes these proteins:
- the mtnA gene encoding S-methyl-5-thioribose-1-phosphate isomerase, producing the protein MVLAVEWVESPQPRIRLLDQTVLPAQETHLDITTVDGLVAAIQSLAVRGAPALGAAGALGVVVAMNQASRDGWDESRLQAEVDRIRLARPTAVNLAWGVDQVRGAMTQGADQVLILARGVVTDDEAANRELSRLGADWILERTGLERVRVVTHCNTGALATSAWGTAYGIIHELHDRDRLGLVYADETRPLLQGSRLTSWELTQDGIEHVVQVDGAAPSTILRGLVDVAIIGADRIVANGDTANKVGSVSLALACARAGIPFVVAAPSSTVDLATATGDDIDIEQRDPEEVVNFGGRRTAPEGAVGFNPAFDVTPHDLISAVVTERGVVEPANTPHPTLLARIAG; encoded by the coding sequence ATGGTCCTGGCAGTCGAATGGGTCGAGTCCCCGCAACCGAGGATCCGATTGCTCGACCAGACCGTGCTGCCCGCCCAGGAGACCCACCTGGACATCACCACGGTGGACGGCCTGGTCGCCGCCATCCAGAGCCTGGCCGTGCGAGGGGCTCCCGCCCTCGGCGCAGCCGGTGCGCTCGGGGTCGTCGTCGCGATGAACCAGGCCAGCCGCGACGGCTGGGACGAAAGCCGGCTGCAGGCCGAGGTCGACCGCATCCGCCTGGCCCGCCCCACCGCCGTCAACCTCGCCTGGGGCGTGGACCAGGTCCGCGGCGCGATGACCCAGGGCGCCGACCAGGTGCTCATCCTCGCCCGTGGAGTCGTGACCGACGACGAGGCCGCCAACCGCGAGCTCTCCCGCCTCGGCGCGGACTGGATCCTGGAGCGCACCGGCCTGGAGCGGGTGCGCGTGGTGACCCACTGCAACACCGGGGCGCTGGCCACCAGTGCCTGGGGCACGGCATACGGGATCATCCACGAGCTGCACGACCGGGACCGACTCGGCCTGGTCTATGCCGACGAGACCCGCCCCCTCCTGCAGGGGTCCCGGCTGACCAGCTGGGAGCTCACCCAGGACGGCATCGAGCACGTCGTCCAGGTCGACGGAGCCGCACCCAGCACGATCCTGCGCGGGCTGGTCGACGTCGCGATCATCGGCGCCGACCGGATCGTCGCCAACGGCGACACCGCCAACAAGGTCGGATCGGTCTCCCTCGCGCTGGCGTGCGCCCGCGCGGGCATCCCGTTCGTCGTGGCCGCTCCCTCCTCCACCGTCGACCTGGCGACCGCCACCGGCGACGACATCGACATCGAGCAGCGCGACCCCGAGGAGGTCGTCAACTTCGGTGGCCGTCGCACCGCGCCCGAGGGTGCGGTCGGCTTCAACCCTGCCTTCGACGTCACCCCGCACGACCTGATCAGCGCCGTCGTCACCGAGCGCGGCGTGGTCGAACCAGCCAACACCCCCCACCCCACCCTGCTCGCGAGGATCGCGGGCTGA
- a CDS encoding substrate-binding domain-containing protein, with the protein MRNSKVLLAGLLGASVFAMSACSQGDAEGDAPTEEGTTAEAADSTAEEGGNADEAETSEAAAEAPAPFDGDGVNIAIVQQSGQGDYFQQYLNGTRQQVEALGGELAVFDAQGDNATQASQLDQAIAASPDGIIVRHGFPDTLCPGVNKAIEAGIPVIIYDVEIQECAPDAIQTQQSDIEMASLVLDKMVEDVGSDVNVGYVNVKGIAPLDRRDGVWEDYKAENNWTELFFTGTYTNSTATDTAPMVSNALKANPDVAAIYAPYDELTKGTLSALEQNPDLEGEVLVYGADISTADIELMKAEGSPWVATGATDPNAIGAVVVRTLALHMAGELTETKVEFPPILVTADFLRENDVNNMEDLRAVEPALNISDVSSADWIPSVTF; encoded by the coding sequence ATGAGGAACAGCAAGGTTCTTCTGGCAGGACTGCTTGGCGCATCCGTCTTCGCGATGTCCGCGTGCAGCCAGGGCGACGCCGAGGGCGACGCGCCGACTGAGGAGGGCACCACCGCCGAGGCCGCTGATAGCACCGCCGAGGAGGGTGGCAACGCCGACGAGGCGGAGACCTCCGAGGCCGCGGCCGAGGCGCCCGCTCCGTTCGACGGCGACGGTGTCAACATCGCCATCGTCCAGCAGAGCGGTCAGGGCGACTACTTCCAGCAATACCTCAACGGCACCCGCCAGCAGGTCGAGGCGTTGGGTGGTGAGCTCGCCGTCTTTGACGCTCAGGGCGACAACGCGACGCAGGCCTCCCAGCTCGACCAGGCCATCGCCGCCTCCCCCGACGGCATCATCGTGCGCCATGGCTTCCCGGACACGCTGTGCCCGGGCGTCAACAAGGCCATCGAGGCCGGCATCCCGGTCATCATCTATGACGTCGAGATCCAGGAGTGCGCCCCCGACGCCATCCAGACCCAGCAGTCCGACATCGAGATGGCCTCCCTGGTGCTCGACAAGATGGTTGAGGACGTCGGCAGTGACGTCAACGTCGGCTACGTCAACGTCAAGGGCATCGCGCCGCTGGACCGACGCGACGGCGTCTGGGAGGACTACAAGGCAGAGAACAACTGGACCGAGCTGTTCTTCACCGGCACCTACACCAACTCCACCGCCACGGACACTGCGCCGATGGTCAGCAACGCCCTGAAGGCCAACCCGGACGTGGCGGCGATCTATGCCCCCTACGACGAGCTGACCAAGGGCACCCTGTCGGCCCTGGAGCAGAACCCGGACCTGGAGGGCGAGGTCCTGGTCTATGGCGCCGACATCTCCACCGCCGACATCGAGCTGATGAAGGCCGAGGGCAGCCCGTGGGTCGCCACCGGAGCCACCGACCCCAACGCCATCGGCGCTGTGGTCGTGCGCACCCTGGCGCTGCACATGGCCGGTGAGCTGACCGAGACCAAGGTGGAGTTCCCGCCGATCCTGGTCACCGCGGACTTCCTGCGGGAGAACGACGTCAACAACATGGAGGACCTGCGCGCCGTCGAGCCGGCACTCAACATTTCCGACGTCTCCTCCGCCGACTGGATCCCGAGCGTCACCTTCTGA